A genomic stretch from Verrucomicrobiota bacterium includes:
- a CDS encoding class I SAM-dependent methyltransferase, whose protein sequence is MPLQSPSRELSDYYRWHSHIYDMTRWAFLFGRHEIIHRAARNCATPRRILEVGCGTGKNLVALARAFPKAEILGLDLSADMLDRARPKVVPFGGRVGLLHRPYDAPVAGERKFDLILFSYSLSMINPGYEGVLDLCREDLDVEGSVAVVDFHHSCVAWFRRWMGVNHVRMEGHLMKAFGERFEPRSSEICAAYGVLWQYLLYIGRLRG, encoded by the coding sequence GTGCCCCTGCAGTCGCCGTCCCGGGAACTTTCCGATTATTACCGCTGGCACTCCCACATTTATGACATGACCCGGTGGGCATTTCTTTTCGGTCGCCACGAGATCATCCATCGCGCAGCAAGAAACTGTGCTACACCGAGGCGGATATTAGAAGTGGGCTGTGGAACCGGAAAAAATCTTGTGGCGCTGGCGCGGGCCTTTCCTAAGGCGGAAATTCTCGGGCTAGATCTTTCGGCAGACATGCTGGACCGGGCCCGGCCCAAGGTAGTTCCATTTGGCGGACGGGTGGGTTTGTTGCACAGGCCGTATGATGCGCCTGTGGCTGGGGAACGGAAGTTTGACCTGATTTTATTCAGCTACTCGCTATCCATGATTAATCCCGGATACGAGGGAGTGCTGGATCTTTGCCGGGAGGATCTGGATGTGGAGGGTTCGGTCGCCGTGGTGGATTTTCATCATTCGTGTGTCGCGTGGTTCCGCCGGTGGATGGGTGTGAATCATGTCCGCATGGAGGGGCATTTGATGAAAGCCTTTGGGGAACGGTTCGAACCCCGATCCAGTGAAATTTGTGCCGCGTATGGCGTGCTCTGGCAATACCTACTCTACATCGGACGTTTGCGTGGCTAA
- a CDS encoding substrate-binding domain-containing protein: MKKIKILFICGLLTAIIILSGCGAKSDHSSGKESSTSKTVKIAVIPKGTTHEFWKAIHAGALKASEELSSPTQRLEIIWQGPLKEDDREQQVQVVESFLSRGIQGMVLAPLDAKALVTSAEQVIQTGIPVVIFDSDLDSTKPVSTVATNNYKGGQIAAEYLGKLLGGKGKIIILRYAVGSASTEQREKGFIDTIKSQFPGINIVSSDQYAGPTRETAYQSSQNLLSRYASNIEGIYTPNESSTAGMILALRDSGKSLGKIKHVGFDSGELLIGALKAGDIQGLVVQDPYKMGYLAVKTIFEVIGGHPVQKRIDTSVGLITLQNLHTPETQSLLNPENHP, from the coding sequence ATGAAGAAAATTAAAATCTTATTTATCTGTGGGCTACTCACTGCAATAATAATCCTGAGTGGATGTGGTGCGAAAAGTGATCATTCCAGTGGGAAAGAGTCATCAACATCCAAAACGGTAAAAATAGCGGTTATCCCTAAAGGTACGACCCATGAATTCTGGAAGGCAATTCATGCCGGTGCATTAAAAGCTTCAGAGGAATTAAGCAGTCCCACGCAGAGACTCGAAATTATATGGCAAGGTCCCCTTAAGGAAGATGACCGAGAACAACAGGTCCAAGTGGTCGAAAGCTTTTTGAGTCGAGGAATCCAGGGTATGGTCCTAGCCCCCTTGGATGCAAAAGCACTCGTGACTTCTGCTGAACAAGTTATTCAAACCGGAATTCCTGTCGTCATATTTGATTCTGATCTCGATTCAACAAAACCCGTTTCTACGGTAGCTACAAATAATTACAAAGGCGGGCAAATTGCTGCGGAATATCTGGGCAAATTGCTCGGAGGCAAAGGAAAGATTATTATTCTCCGTTACGCCGTAGGTTCTGCCAGTACAGAACAACGTGAAAAAGGATTTATTGATACGATTAAATCCCAATTCCCCGGGATTAATATCGTTTCCAGTGACCAGTATGCTGGCCCCACCCGGGAAACCGCTTATCAGTCATCTCAAAATCTTCTGAGCCGTTATGCTTCAAATATTGAGGGAATTTATACACCCAATGAATCTTCGACAGCGGGAATGATTCTTGCCTTGCGCGATTCGGGAAAAAGCCTGGGTAAAATCAAGCATGTGGGATTTGATTCCGGTGAATTGCTCATTGGTGCACTCAAAGCCGGGGACATCCAAGGGTTAGTGGTCCAAGACCCCTACAAGATGGGATACCTCGCGGTGAAAACCATTTTTGAGGTAATCGGGGGGCATCCTGTGCAGAAAAGAATAGATACATCTGTCGGACTCATTACACTACAGAATCTTCATACTCCCGAGACTCAATCCCTCTTGAATCCTGAAAATCACCCCTGA
- the cysD gene encoding sulfate adenylyltransferase subunit CysD — translation MKSYLEELENQSIYIMREAWFHFHDSLVMPYSMGKDSSVLLWLAKKAFFGHVPFPLLHIDTSYEFPEMYEFREQIAKTHNLNIIVKRNEDALSRKVGYEHIDPETGKLYSSVKVTEQLKTLALKQAIAEGKWRAMITGVRKDEDPVRAKERFFSPRDAESTWDVADQPPELWGLFSTDIPPDGHMRVQPLLDWTETNIWEYIKENNIPIPTLYFSREGKRFRSLGCHPITHPVKSNAANIDDIIVELKATRVPERAGRAQDHEKENAMESLRLKGFF, via the coding sequence ATGAAATCATATTTAGAGGAGTTAGAAAACCAGAGTATCTATATTATGAGGGAAGCATGGTTTCATTTCCATGATTCCTTGGTCATGCCCTATTCAATGGGAAAAGACTCCAGTGTTCTTCTGTGGCTCGCAAAAAAAGCTTTTTTCGGGCATGTACCCTTTCCATTGCTCCATATTGATACGAGTTATGAATTTCCGGAGATGTATGAGTTTAGGGAACAAATAGCAAAAACCCATAATTTGAATATCATCGTCAAAAGAAATGAAGATGCTTTATCCCGGAAAGTGGGATACGAACACATTGATCCCGAGACCGGTAAACTTTATTCGTCGGTCAAAGTCACAGAACAGCTGAAGACGTTGGCCCTCAAACAAGCGATAGCCGAAGGCAAATGGCGTGCGATGATTACGGGTGTCCGTAAGGATGAAGACCCCGTCCGTGCAAAGGAACGTTTTTTCTCACCACGTGATGCCGAAAGCACTTGGGATGTAGCGGATCAACCGCCTGAACTCTGGGGGCTCTTTTCGACAGATATTCCTCCTGATGGCCATATGCGTGTACAACCATTGCTCGACTGGACAGAGACAAATATCTGGGAGTATATCAAAGAAAATAACATCCCCATTCCTACCCTTTATTTTTCTCGTGAGGGAAAGAGGTTTCGTTCTTTGGGCTGCCATCCGATTACTCATCCGGTAAAAAGTAATGCCGCGAATATCGATGATATAATTGTAGAACTAAAGGCCACACGAGTGCCTGAGCGTGCCGGTAGGGCTCAAGATCACGAAAAAGAAAATGCGATGGAATCTTTACGTTTAAAAGGGTTCTTCTAG
- a CDS encoding MFS transporter — protein sequence MVTKPTKREIGSWCFFDFANSSFTTIIITVVFPPYFTQVIAKGARDADMMFAATFSISQWLVLLTAPFVGVLADIYGAKKNLLFISTFFCVLATLLLGVMPNGLYLSLSLFILGTVAYSSGENIVSGFLPELSTRETIGRISGISWGIGYCGGLFCLLLVQWVMTSEINVYGFTGVKLAFIATGLFFALSSLPTFLFLKERKIPEKLQKNDHILNYTLRKVRGTLLEARNNPVLWKFLGVFFLYSCGISTVIAFAGIYATAEFGYTQSELIKLFIALQISSTIGAFTFGFLQDRIGTRLSIQSSLILWMIAVLGAVLSQDKTHFFIVANIAGLCIGGSQCTSRAFVGQIAPSDKPAESFGYWGLFSRLAAATGPLAYGAVSTATGSGRIAILSTGVFFLAGWLGMFFIHAPPVKAEIKE from the coding sequence GTGGTTACAAAACCCACAAAGCGGGAAATTGGGAGTTGGTGTTTCTTTGATTTTGCCAATTCGTCATTTACCACAATCATCATTACCGTTGTATTCCCTCCTTATTTTACACAAGTAATCGCAAAAGGAGCAAGGGACGCAGATATGATGTTTGCGGCTACTTTTTCGATTTCCCAATGGTTAGTGTTATTAACAGCCCCATTTGTGGGGGTATTAGCCGATATCTATGGAGCCAAAAAAAACCTTCTCTTCATTTCGACGTTTTTTTGTGTTCTAGCTACTTTACTCCTTGGAGTGATGCCAAATGGGTTATATTTGTCTTTATCTCTCTTTATATTAGGTACTGTAGCCTATTCAAGCGGGGAAAATATCGTATCAGGATTTCTTCCGGAATTATCAACAAGAGAGACAATCGGGAGGATCAGTGGTATTTCGTGGGGGATTGGTTATTGCGGAGGTTTATTCTGTTTATTATTGGTTCAATGGGTGATGACATCGGAAATTAATGTCTATGGTTTTACAGGTGTGAAACTGGCATTTATCGCGACCGGCCTCTTTTTTGCACTCAGCTCTCTTCCGACTTTCTTATTTCTCAAGGAAAGGAAAATACCTGAAAAACTTCAAAAAAATGATCATATACTTAATTATACTCTCAGAAAAGTCCGAGGGACTCTCCTAGAAGCTCGGAACAACCCTGTTCTCTGGAAATTTCTCGGGGTATTTTTCCTCTATTCTTGCGGGATATCTACAGTCATTGCTTTTGCGGGGATTTATGCCACTGCGGAGTTTGGTTACACGCAATCCGAATTGATCAAACTCTTCATTGCACTCCAAATCAGTAGCACAATCGGGGCATTTACTTTTGGATTCCTCCAAGACAGGATAGGGACACGGTTAAGTATCCAAAGCAGCCTGATTCTATGGATGATTGCAGTATTAGGAGCTGTTTTATCTCAAGATAAGACGCACTTTTTCATCGTGGCGAATATTGCCGGATTATGTATAGGTGGGAGCCAATGTACTAGCCGTGCTTTTGTCGGGCAAATCGCACCATCTGACAAACCGGCTGAGAGTTTTGGTTATTGGGGGTTATTTTCCCGCCTAGCGGCGGCGACTGGACCACTGGCCTACGGCGCAGTGAGTACAGCCACAGGTTCGGGACGAATAGCCATCCTTTCCACTGGGGTCTTCTTCCTGGCAGGGTGGCTGGGAATGTTTTTTATTCATGCCCCTCCCGTCAAAGCCGAAATAAAAGAATAA
- a CDS encoding BtaA family protein: MIAHTPARPSLRQRAHDALFNKVHTGNLIYNTCWEDPRQDLQMLSLNSRSRVVMITSAGCNALDYLLAGPAHVHAVDMNPRQNALLQLKMAVIGMNSFADLFQTFGEGSHPEFPDLLRSARPALTPYAAKFWREKSDYFKSTHLNPSFYYRGTAGRMAWIARQSFLGTNKNVRKYMNDLLASKTVEEQQELYEKVRPMLWNGFVKWLLAQPLAMAMLGVPRAQIRLIETQFPGGLTGYIQTKLEHVFTKMPFQDNYFWRVYLTGKYTRECCPRYLQKDNQDALRENLPRLTTHTSTLANFLRENPSSYSHYVLLDHQDWLAAHMPEALTEEWKLILENSQPGTRILMRSASPVIDFIPGSARRHLRLDTEMAEKLHVLDRVGTYGSTLFAEIIS, translated from the coding sequence ATGATAGCCCACACCCCGGCCCGCCCCTCCCTCCGTCAGAGGGCTCATGATGCCCTTTTTAATAAGGTTCACACCGGCAACCTCATCTACAACACCTGCTGGGAGGATCCTCGACAGGATCTGCAGATGCTTTCTCTCAATTCCCGCAGCCGGGTGGTCATGATCACCAGTGCCGGGTGTAATGCCTTGGATTATCTCTTGGCTGGGCCCGCCCATGTGCATGCCGTGGACATGAATCCCCGGCAGAATGCGCTGCTCCAACTCAAGATGGCCGTGATTGGGATGAATAGTTTTGCCGATCTGTTCCAGACCTTTGGGGAGGGTTCACATCCGGAGTTTCCCGACCTACTACGGTCTGCACGTCCGGCGCTGACACCCTATGCGGCCAAGTTTTGGCGGGAAAAATCCGATTATTTCAAAAGCACCCACCTGAATCCCTCGTTCTATTACCGAGGTACCGCCGGACGGATGGCCTGGATCGCGCGCCAGAGTTTCCTAGGGACAAATAAAAATGTCCGCAAATACATGAATGATCTACTCGCGTCCAAAACCGTCGAGGAGCAGCAGGAACTTTATGAAAAGGTGCGTCCCATGCTGTGGAACGGTTTTGTGAAGTGGCTCCTGGCCCAACCTCTAGCGATGGCGATGCTGGGGGTACCGCGTGCGCAGATTCGTCTGATTGAAACCCAGTTTCCCGGTGGATTGACCGGGTACATCCAGACCAAACTGGAACATGTTTTCACGAAGATGCCTTTTCAGGACAATTATTTCTGGAGAGTGTACCTGACCGGAAAATACACGCGGGAGTGCTGCCCTCGCTATTTGCAGAAGGATAACCAGGACGCGCTCCGTGAAAATCTACCCCGTTTGACGACCCACACCTCGACGCTGGCGAATTTTCTAAGGGAGAATCCCTCCTCCTATTCGCATTATGTGTTACTGGATCATCAGGACTGGCTGGCCGCGCACATGCCTGAGGCTCTGACCGAGGAATGGAAACTTATTTTGGAAAATAGTCAGCCAGGAACACGCATCCTGATGCGTTCGGCCAGCCCGGTCATAGATTTTATTCCCGGCTCTGCGCGACGTCATTTGCGATTGGATACCGAGATGGCCGAGAAGCTGCATGTGTTAGACCGCGTCGGCACGTACGGGTCGACGCTATTTGCGGAGATCATCTCTTGA